A DNA window from Vicinamibacterales bacterium contains the following coding sequences:
- a CDS encoding GTP-binding protein yields the protein MAKEKFDRSKPHVNVGTIGHIDHGKTTLTAALTKVAADKGWAKYVSY from the coding sequence ATGGCGAAAGAAAAATTTGACCGCTCGAAACCGCACGTGAACGTTGGGACGATTGGCCACATCGACCACGGCAAGACCACCTTGACGGCGGCGCTGACGAAGGTGGCGGCGGACAAGGGGTGGGCGAAGTATGTGTCGTAT